The region ggactataaagacatggttcgATGACTTCAGTTTGGAAAACATTTTACTGGCCTGCACAGatcaagccaggccttcttgtctaaaatcagtgcctgacctcataaatggggtccctgttggtgtaatggtcaggcagaatacttttgtccataaaatgTATATTAACTATATAAGATTACTACAACAGAAAACAGTTTTTGGTGAAGTTCTTACCAGACACTCTGCAGCGTGTCTGTTTTCTAAAGTAGCATTAGTAGTTCAAAAATTGTGTGGACTGTAAATTTGTGTTGTCTTACAAAATAATCTCTTACATCTTCTTGCCTAAAGTCTAACACACTACTTCTGCATATCTTTGAAACAGATAAAGTAAAAAGCAAAAGCccttttaatctgttttttgtATATTGCTTTAAAAGTCTCCGAATTGCTGATGATCtagtttgcttttttttagGTCAAATTGAGGCTTTAGTTTTAAACTGAGTCATTTGCTCCTCTCTACTACTGCAAACACCCCCCAAAACCATTTATTTCAATGCTTCAGTGAAAAAGACGCCCAGTGGACACATACTTGTCTGCTATGAGGAAGCCTTTTTAAACTGCTGTGCTGCTGTATGAGTCTGGCTTTGTCAGCCTATGTTATATGTTGTATGAAAATGGACAGTATGTCTTGCTGGCATCTGCTGTGGtacactgctgtgtttgctGAACAAGAGTTATTTGGCTTGCTGGTAATTGTGGTGCTCAGAAGGCGTACGGCCCGACTATGATGGTGAGCCGCAGCAGCGAGTTGGAACGGTAGTTCATGGTCAGATGTTGAGTGATCATCTCCAGATCCACCACATACTCCCTGGGGCCTGTCAGAGGCTTGGTTAGCACCAGCATGGCGCTCACATTGCTGGAACGCTGCAAGAGAAGAGATTATAcaatatgttatttttttttcactgcagtTTACCACTGATGAGGTTTacttcagctgttttaaatcatccaaGAGGCAAAGCAATGTCACCAGATGCTGTTTTGAGCATAACACACGGAACCACAAGAAGAGCTTTTATCACCTATTTTCCCCTCAATAATTGGAACGTCAAAAGATGTAGGAAAATTGTGTATTTTGCCTATGAAACATCATCATTTATGTATTGTCATTTGTCTGCAGCATGTTACAATAGAGAAGTTAGCTGTAGCTCATAGCATGAAAACCTCTGAGTCAATAGCAGTTTTGTTTTCGCCTCTTCCTGAAATATGTGAAAAAGATAATTTATAATGAAATCTGCTAAATGCATCATTTTAATACTGTCAATACAAATGCAGCAGATAGAGTGCCTGTAAAAGTATATTTACCACTTtactgattttagaaatcaatcatggtcactataattttccttttttgtcaaactaaagtaaaaaaaaattgatgtgaAAGTCAAAAACAAATTTCTCACAAgtggtgttaataaaataaaatcatcttaGGTAAAATacgtgactgcataaatattcacccctttaaaagtgaatgacctaattcaacagagatccagtCAATTcatgctagtagtctcacaattagtgaaatggggatcacctaagtgcagtgaatgtgtcttaagtgattcTAGTATTAAAGACCccagcaactcagagaaaaggttacttaTAGGTCAAGGGGatagatacaaaaacatttccaaggcaccgAACATTaactggagttcagttaaacccatcatcaagaaatggaaggaatatgacgtgtaaatctgcctagattagaccgtcctcacaagctgagtgaccatgcaagaagagactagagagagaggccaccaagacatctatgactaccTATGAAGGAgtcacaagcttcagcagctgggatgggagagactctgcatacaacagctgttgtcCGGGTTCttgccagtcaaagctttatgggagagtggcatagagaaagccactgttgatgaAAACGCATTAAGTCTCTACTTGAGCTCATCAaaaggcatgagggagactccatggtcaagtggaagtggttctctggtctgatgagacaaaaatcaaCTAACTTTCAGCAATCAGACAAGATGTTACGtgtggtggacaccaaacactgcacatcaccacaaacacaccatccccactgtcaagcatcatgctgtggggatgtttctctaAAGGTAGAAGgcaaaatgaatgtggcaaaatataggaaaatcctggaagacaatcttattcagtctggaaggcaactatggcttgggaaaagatttcttttccagcaaTACAATGACCTAAAGCATccagtaaaacatccaaggggtgaatacttttaaggCACTGTAGataattttttcccctttacagCTTCCCCTACATTTcattcaacacaaaaacaaaactttcacTTACACGCAGGAAAAACTCTCCTCCCTCATTGCCAGCTTTGATCCTGAAGgtgttgtgtgtgttggagTAGATGTTGGTAGCCTGAATCTGGAAGATGTCTGCTGGCACCGCCCGCTCTGCCTGGATGCTCATGTATTTGTAGACAATCGATGGAGGGAGACCCGTGCATTCAGCCTGAGAGCGGCAGATACAGCGACTGCAAACATACAATTATAACAGTCTTTATGAAAATGGctgctttgatttcagtgagATAAAGCACTTAAAGATGTTTACTGACTTTTCAGAGGTTTTGACGTAAGGCGCCTCACAGGGGTTTCTTGGATAACAGCGGAAGCCTCCGTAATAGTTCCAGCACATTTCATCATCTTGGCAGTTATGGATCCCCGTCTCACACTCATTTACGTCTGATGATTGGCAgacatacagagagagagagagaaaaagcactGAACAGTCAAAAATAGCTGGATAACAATGCTAGTGTCCCCCACttccaaaacacacaaaaactcCACACGCTTCATGAAACAGAGCTGTGAAAACACGGTCAAAGTTCAGGACCAGTACCATTTGGGAGCAGTTCTTTAGTGTTGTAACTTTATTTCTAACAGCTGTGGAGatgcagagaaacagaggaggGAAGCCTGCAGATTTGTTGTCGAGGGAAGCCCCCAGTTCAACCCCATACAGGCCTAACTGCTGCTCTTTTCCTGCTGTACGATGAAAATAACCCCATCAAACGTGCCCCAAACCACAGGGCTATTTCTGGCACAGCAACCTGGATTCATCACCAAAAGGTCCCTTCATGGTTCCCCCTGTAAAACCTGCACCTGACTGAGGGGGGAGAGGAAAAAATAACAGCTCCCTCTTTGAGCAAGCGCCGGAGCTTCAAATAAATCCACTTCAAGAAACCAACATCATGCATATAAATTCACAGAGGTGGCAACACAAAGTTGCAGTGTTTATGTTGCTTAACCTCTGCATTTTTCCATGATAGTAACCAGGCCGAGAGTGGCTTTCATTCCTGCTTAAGAGGTATAATAGATGGTGATAGCAGGAATGATTTAGATATCTTCAAAGAGTTGTGGCTAAGTTTGGTAGAGAGGAGGAACTTTATTTTgtaagaaaacaggaaaaaacagataaattaaaatggataaaaggagGATTGCTAGAAGGAaaatagagaggaaaaaagggagtTCTGCAGTACCTTGACACAACCGGTTTCCCTGGAGCTGATATCCATCTGGACACTCACAGGAGTAACTTCCAGGGCTGTTAATGCACTGATACTGACACATGTAGCTGGAAAAGCTGCACTCATCAATGTCTGGACAGAAGATACACAGAAACATGAGGGCAAGTAATGCAAACATGCTGTTATCTAACACTGTGAGTTTGGGtgtaaaggctcatttatgttctacgttagatttaaaaatgaagcaaGCCATCTGCACTATGGATATTGCCTAAATGTTGCAATAGGACCATGCATCATGGGGGCAGAATTGAGCAGCTTAGCTAGCAGTTCATGTCAGAGCAGTAAAACACAACGAAGAAGAATACTTTGGAAAATTGCAGAAATTTCTAAGGAAATAAAACCAAATATTCTGTGCCAAATATATATGATGTTGGGCACAGTTACAGACAATGACAACAGAACATCCAGGCAGAGATCAGATAGCACAGTGGCAAAGAAGTGGAGATTCATGGTTAGAGTGCAATCTCTAGTgtattcatttttcaacatcCACCCCAACCTCACAGACATGCATGGGTTTATGGGGCGAGAAGACATTGATCTATTTTCTTACACATAcggagcataaatgagccttaagtGTGCCGTAGTTGTGTGTGCGTGTCTACCTTGGCAAGAGACGGAATCCGGCGCAAGCTCATAGCCCTGATCACACTGGCAGAGGAAGGAGCCAATCAGGTTGTAGCAGTGGTGCTGACAAGGACTCTGCACATCACACTCGTTCACATCTGGAACAAAAGACAATCTTTCACATTCAAATGATTAGGCATCACCAACCTTGatactacacacacacacaaagttgGTCACTTCCTGGCTGTGGGAGGGATAGAGAATAGAGAGAAGTTAGAGTGTATCCTCCCTCTGCATCTGTCTCTTTACTCCATGGTTGCTGTAAGACACATTACTATTTGGGGGGTGGGCCTAGCTGTGTCCCTGAGTACTCTATGCATATATTAATGACTGTatctctactttttttttgcatttaaataaaggataaaaaccCCCACGTTACTTAGCCTCAGCTGATCAATGCTAGCTGGTATTCACTGCAAAGTAAGAGAAGTGCTGGACTGCTGTGTAGAGGGAAAGTTTTTTGGAGACGTCTTTTCCAACACCTAAGAATGAAGactttttatctttaactttttaacctAATTAAGTCAAAGTAGTGACATCTTAAAAGAGACGTCTTTTCTACGACCTAAAGTTAATGACTATTCAGAACCAAATTTGGTCTTTGGaggaatgttttcattttttcaatggCCTTTGACTTTACACTTTTCAACCAAATCTAGATGTTATTTGCCATCGGCGTCTTCACAATGTCTTTTCAACCAGTTTTTGCTAGGGAGGCTGTCTGCAAATATGTGGAGCTGACAGCCTCTGACCTATTTAACTCctatgttaataataataaaggaaAAGTTATATAACAGACTTTACTTAGGCAAAGCATCATTTATTAACTCAGATAGCTGATCCCTGCAAAGTTTGAGAAAGTAATCTCATTAGTACAACACACCCAACACCTGCTCTCATAATTTTTTATTCTGCATGAGGCTATCAGTCTTTTTGAAATTATGTAAACTGAATATCACATTATTTCCCAGAAATAGCTGCAT is a window of Cheilinus undulatus linkage group 6, ASM1832078v1, whole genome shotgun sequence DNA encoding:
- the efemp1 gene encoding EGF-containing fibulin-like extracellular matrix protein 1 isoform X1 — its product is MLGICVCLCAVFTHVLSQEAEEPVSYTCTEGYEYDRVREQCRDIDECALLDDACKGGMKCINHFGGYLCLPKSAVIYISKDEQVPAPEAVPPVPPVLPSSPIQPQLPRVYSGDQRVPQSGRTIRCATGFTADEQNMCRDIDECATGRHTCGPDQTCYNTKGAYICQCQAGYQRSGDHCIDRDECALTHYCMHRCVNTQGSYYCECNIGHKLASNNHSCVDVNECDVQSPCQHHCYNLIGSFLCQCDQGYELAPDSVSCQDIDECSFSSYMCQYQCINSPGSYSCECPDGYQLQGNRLCQDVNECETGIHNCQDDEMCWNYYGGFRCYPRNPCEAPYVKTSENRCICRSQAECTGLPPSIVYKYMSIQAERAVPADIFQIQATNIYSNTHNTFRIKAGNEGGEFFLRRSSNVSAMLVLTKPLTGPREYVVDLEMITQHLTMNYRSNSLLRLTIIVGPYAF
- the efemp1 gene encoding EGF-containing fibulin-like extracellular matrix protein 1 isoform X2, whose product is MLGICVCLCAVFTHVLSQEAEEPVSYTCTEGYEYDRVREQCRDIDECALLDDACKGGMKCINHFGGYLCLPKSAVIYISKDEQVPAPEAVPPVPPVLPSSPIQPQLPRVYSGDQRVPQSGRTIRCATGFTADEQNMCRDVNECDVQSPCQHHCYNLIGSFLCQCDQGYELAPDSVSCQDIDECSFSSYMCQYQCINSPGSYSCECPDGYQLQGNRLCQDVNECETGIHNCQDDEMCWNYYGGFRCYPRNPCEAPYVKTSENRCICRSQAECTGLPPSIVYKYMSIQAERAVPADIFQIQATNIYSNTHNTFRIKAGNEGGEFFLRRSSNVSAMLVLTKPLTGPREYVVDLEMITQHLTMNYRSNSLLRLTIIVGPYAF